A genomic segment from Epinephelus fuscoguttatus linkage group LG17, E.fuscoguttatus.final_Chr_v1 encodes:
- the LOC125904808 gene encoding uncharacterized protein LOC125904808, with protein MRKGQRASSSSESEENQRSTDYKEQSSPRGCSSDEHSSSDSDVEAESAMKRSQRFSSSFSFGEDDQLQSKNEDRDEELSPKNSNGVTELVEAELAAECQRLENRNVFCDTNQPPRSGLFRPQQLWLAMTRCLALRWPPCLSINRQSSRKLAYQVDLDQSEDTQSSVSSESTNESSSSTSSGDDGEVTLVKHEEEEVRSRGVKSGPPTCRGISRSTPRLPRARQATDSVLASLILEKEMFLRIELVDSGAERDDLRYRAEWKLTERTKELAEGVWLSRSQKIDGLTY; from the coding sequence ATGAGGAAAGGCCAGAGGGCGAGCAGCTCCTCTGAGTCTGAAGAGAATCAACGGTCAACGGATTATAAAGAGCAATCGTCACCACGTGGGTGCTCATCAGATGAACATTCATCATCAGATTCAGATGTGGAAGCAGAGAGTGCGATGAAGAGGAGCCAGAGGTTCAGCAGCTCTTTCAGCTTCGGGGAAGATGACCAACTACAGTCAAAGAATGAGGACAGAGATGAAGAACTGTCTCCAAAGAACTCTAATGGAGTAACAGAGCTGGTGGAGGCAGAATTAGCAGCAGAATGCCAGCGACTCGAGAACCGCAATGTTTTTTGCGACACAAATCAACCTCCAAGGTCAGGTTTATTCAGGCCTCAGCAGTTATGGCTGGCAATGACAAGATGTCTCGCCCTCCGATGGCCTCCTTGTCTGTCCATTAACAGACAGAGTAGCAGGAAATTAGCCTACCAAGTGGACCTTGACCAATCGGAAGACACACAGTCTTCTGTCAGCTCTGAATCAACCAATGAGAGCTCTTCAAGTACATCTAGCGGCGATGATGGAGAAGTGACACTGGTGAAACACGAGGAAGAGGAAGTCCGAAGCAGAGGGGTTAAAAGTGGTCCACCCACTTGTCGTGGGATTTCCCGTTCCACACCGAGACTGCCAAGAGCCAGACAAGCAACAGACTCTGTGTTAGCTTCACTGATCTTGGAGAAAGAAATGTTCCTGAGGATTGAGCTGGTAGATTCAGGCGCTGAGAGGGATGATTTACGGTACCGGGCAGAGTGGAAGCTGACAGAGAGAACTAAGGAACTGGCAGAGGGAGTCTGGCTCTCTCGAAGCCAAAAAATTGATGGATTGACCTATTAA